The nucleotide sequence TCCTGCCCGGGAGCGGTACGCCGAGCGGTTTTTCGAGCTCGCCTACGCCCTGTGGGTCGCGCAGCGGAAGCACGACGCCCTGGCGGCGGCTGCGGCCGGCCTGGCGCTGGAGGACCCCGGCCGCTCGCCGGGCGACGTCGGGCTGCTGCGCATGCTGGTGGAGGCGGCCATCGCAGGGGAGTTGGACCGCGCCCGGGCAGAGGAGGGCCGGCGCGGCGTGGCCGGAGAGCCCGGCCGTCCCGCCGGGCGGGAAGCCCGGCGACGGGTCAAGCCGGGGCCGGAGGCGAGGTCGCCTGCCATGTTGTGGACGCCCTTCTCGCCGGCAGGACAGGCGGCGCCGGGCGACGAGGACGACCAGGAAAGCAGTCCGGCGTCCGGGGGCTCGGAAGCCTCAGGGATCCCGCTCAGCCCCGCCTGGGAGCGCCGCGGCCGCATCATCGTGCCACGGGGCGGCTGAGGTTGGCAGCCGGCGGGACGGGGCGCCCCGTCCGGGCACCTGCGCCGCGCCGGGCGGGGCTTCTTGGAAGCGCCGGTTGGGGAAGAAGAGCGCGAGCAGAAGCGCTCCGATCGCCGCGGCGAGCACGAGCCCATGCACGCCTCTGAGCGCCTCCCCGAGAGCCTCACGGGCGACGGCCAGGGCCCGGGGCCCGAGCCGGGCCCCCTTCGCCGGGTCGAGCAGGTCGCTGCCCAAGGCCGCCGCGTCCAGCATGGTGCGCACGCCGAGCTCGGGGATGTGGCGAAGGCGCGCCGCCAGGCCGAGATTCATCACCGCTCCCATGAGGGAGACCCAGACCAGCCCTCCCAGAGTGCGCACGAACTGCAAGGACGCGGTCGCCACGCCGCGCCGTTCCCAGCCGACGGCGCCTTGCACCCCCAGGATGAACGCCAGGGTCGAAAAGCCCATGCCCGCTCCGATGACGAAGGTGACGGCCGCCAGCCCGGCCTCGGGGATGCCGCCGGGAAGCCGGTCGAGTACGAGCAGCCCCGAGGCGGCGGCCGCGTCGAGCGCCAGGCCGAGGAGGGCGGCCGGGCGCTGGCCCACCTTGAGGATGTAGCGCCCCCCGTACATGGAGGCGAGCGGCCACCCGATGGACAGCCACAACAGCGACGCCCCCGAGCGGGTCGCCGAGAAGCCCTGCACGCCCTGCGCCCAGAGGGGTAGGTAGACGGTGGTCCCGTAGAAGACGCCGCCGATCATGAGGGAGGCCAGGTTGGCGACGGCGATGGTGGGATCGCGAAAGAGGTCGAGGGGAAGCATGGGGTCGGGGTGGCGGCGCTCCTGGACGACGAAGAGAGCCAGCGTGACTGCGGACCCGCCCAGCATCCCCAGGATCGCGGGGGAGTTCCACGGCTGGCGTATCCCGCCTTCCAGAAGCGCCAGGAGCAAGGCGGACGCGCCCACCGTGAGCAGCACCGAGCCGGCGACGTCGATGGGAAGCCGCCTCGGCTGCACGTGCTCCTCGAGGTTGCGCAGGAGCATGGCGATGGCGAGCGCGCCGAGAGGCAGGTTGACGTAGAACAGCCACCGCCACGAGAAGTGGTCGACGATGAAGCCGCCGGCCAGCGGCCCGATGAGGGCCGAGATACCCCACACCGACGAAAACCACGCCTGCATGCGGGCCCGTTCGGCCGGCGAGAAGATGTCCCCGATGATCGTCTGCACGACCGGTTGAACGGCCCCGGCGCCCAGCCCCTGCAGTGCTCGGAAGGCGATGAGCTCCTCCATACTACGGGCCTGCCCGCAAAGCGCCGATCCGGCGAGAAAGACCGCCGCTCCCAGGGTAAAGGTGCGCTTGCGCCCGATCACGTCGGCCAGCTTGCCGTACACGGGCACGGTGGCCGTTGACGTGAGCAGGTAGGCGCTCACGAGCCAGGTCAGCAGGGAGAAGCCCCCGAGGGCACCCACGATGCGGGGCATGGCCGTGTCGACGATGGTCGCGTCGACGGCGGTGAGGAACGTGGCCAGCATGACCGAAACCACGACCTGCAGCCGCCTGTCGCGTGCCATCGCCTGCCGGGTGCCCCCCTGCCCGCACTGGGGCAGTATAGCACACCGGTGCGGGCTCCAGAACCGGCCACGGGGTACCGAAACAAGAGGAGGGGGTTGGCCCCCAGGGAAGGAGTGGACGCCCCCGGGCGGTGCCGATGCGAAGTTTCACGCAACAACTCATGGTGCCGATGGCGCTCATCGCGGCCGTCTCCGTCGCGGCGGTCTCCGTGTTGCTCGTCACCTCGGCGAGCACCCTCTTGCAGAGCCAGCTCGAAAGCCAGGTCAAGTCCGAGCTGCAGCTCAACACCCGCCTGATCGGCGAGTGGCGGGCGAGGGTCCTTGGCCAGGTCAACCAGCTCGCCTCGAAGTTCGCTCAACAGACGAGCACGGTCACGTCCGAGGACCTGGGCTCCTACGCCGGGACCCTCTACTCCGACGTCACCGGCAGCAAGGAAGTGCTCGAGGTCACCGTGTCGGGCACCAACGGGCGGGGCATGTCCCTGGACAACAACGGTGGCGTCAACCCGGCCGACGTCGCGAAGGATCCGGTTTTCCAGGGCGCCTTCTCGGGCAAGACGATGTTCGGCCAGCCCTTCCGGTACGGGCCCGGCCAGACTCTGGCCGTTCGGATCGCCGTTCCCCTCATGGACACGAGCGGGAAGGTCCGCGGGGCCGTGGCCGGAGTCGTGCCGGCCGCGGAGCTCGTGGACCAGGTCGCCTCGCTGAAGCTGGGGAGCACCGGCTTCGGCATGTTGGTGGCCAGAAGCGGGCTCGTGCTCGCTCACCCCGACGCTTCCCAGGTGCTCACCCTCAACGTCTTGCAGCAAGCGGCCACGCCCTCCGAGCGGAGCGTCTACGAGGGCCTGCTCGGCGCCTCCAAGGCGACGCTGGTGACGGCCCGTCTTGGCGGCCGGGAGCGCCTGATCGCGGCCCACCCGGTCGAGCAGACCGACTGGGTCCTGCTGATGACCGTGCCCCGGGCCGAGCTTACCGGGGTCATTGCCCAGATGCAGCAGCGTGCCCTCTTCATCGGGGTCGTCATGATCGCCGTCGCGCTGGTCGCCGCCTACTTCGTGGGCCGGGCCACCTCCCGGGGCGTCATCGAGGTGTCCGCCGCCATGGCTCACCTGTCGGAGGGCGACCTGACGCGCAAGACGTCGGTGCGAGGGCGCAACGAGGTGGCCCGGCTGGCCGAGGCGTTCAACTCCACGTCCGGGCGCCTGCGGGAGGTCGTGACCCAGGTACGCGCGAGCGCCGAGCAGGTCGCCGCCTCCAGCCGGGAGCTGGCCGGCGCTTCGGAACAGGTGGGCAAAGCGGCCCAGCAGGTGGCCGCCACGGTCGACCAGATGGCCAGGGGAGCCGAGCGGCAGTCGGCCGCCGCCTCCACCGCCTCCGAGAGCTCCCGCCACGTGGGCGAGATGGTGAGGCGGGTGACCGAGGCCATCCAGCGCATCGCCCAGGGCAGCCAGGAGGTCGCCCGGATCGCGGTGGACGGGCGTACCGCGCTGGGAGCGACTGCCGATCGCATGTCGCACATCGAGCAGGCGGTCGGGGCCTCGAGCAGCGTGGTCCAGTCCCTGGGGCAGCGCTCCCAGCGGATCGGGCAGATCGTGGACGTGATCACCGGCATCACTGAGAAGACCAACCTCCTCGCCCTCAACGCGGCCATCGAGGCGGCCCGGGCAGGCGAGCAGGGGCGGGGCTTCGCCGTGGTCGCGGAGGAGGTTCGCCGCCTGGCCGAGCAGTCCCGGCAGGCGGCTTCGGAGATCGCCGCCCTCATCGACGAGATCCGCCAGGAGGTCGAGCAGGCCGTCCGCAACACGGAGACGGCCCGGGCGGCGGTGGGCGAAGGAGTCAAGGCGGTGGCCGGCTCCGGCCAGAGCTTCGAAACCATCAGCCGCTCCGTGGAGCAGATGGTCCAGCAGATCCAGGAAGTGCACGCGGCGGCGCAGGAGATGGCGGCCGCCAGCGAGCAAGCGGTGCGGGCGGTGGACGAGATTGCCGCCATCACCCAGCAAAACGCCGCCGGCGCCCAAGAGGTCGCCTCCAGTACCGAAGAGCAGTCCTCCGCGGTGGAGGAGATCGCCCGCTCGGCCGGAGGGCTCGCCCGGATGGCCGAGTCCTTGCTCAAGGCGGTGGGCGTGTTCAAGGTGTAGGGGCCGAGGCTGCAAAGACAGGTGGCACGCTCCCTCGAAAGGGCGGGGGCCCGGGCCGCGGGCGTTGTACGGCGGCGGCCCGGGCCCCCGCCTTTGGGCGGCAGGAACGGCCGGTGCACGGAGGGAAACCACCCGGCGTACCCCGGGCCCGGCCGAGGCCCGGGCGCTTCGTGTCGGGACGAGAGCGAGCCTGGGGAGGGAGATGGACAGGCCCGTGGCATCCCTTCTCGCCTGGGGTGTCATGCTCGGAGGGATCCTGGCGCTGGGCGGGGTAGGGCTCTCCCTGGTTTACGGGGTGTTGCGGTTTGCCACCTTCGCCCATGGAGATCTGATGACGGTCGGGGCTTACCTCGTGGCCACCATCCTGCCGGCGCTTCCGCCGATGGGGAGGGTGGGCCCCTTCTCCTTCGGGTGGGAGTTCCTCGTGGCGCTGGCGCTGGCGATGCCGCTCACGGGGATGGTGGCCCTGGCCATGGACCGGGCGTTCTACCGGCCGCTTCGCCGGCGGCAGGCCTCCCCCCTCATCCTGGCGATGGCCTCCCTGGGGGTCGCTTTCTTGCTGAGGAGCCTGGTCTACCTGGGGTGGGGCGCCGACTTCCGGTTTTACTACCCGGGCCGGGCGAGGCCGTCCGTGCTCCTGCCTCTGGGAGTGCGGCTGCGTCCCGACCAGCTGTTCATCCTGGGCGTCACGGTCGTGCTGGTCGTGCTGATGTACCTGCTCTTAGAGCGGACCCGGGCGGGCAAGGCGATGCGGGCCACGGCCGACAACCCGGCGCTCGCACGGGTGAGCGGCATCGATACGGAGCGAGTCGCCGCCTGGACGTGGCTCGTGTCCGGGGCGCTGGCGGCGGCGGCCGGCGCCATGCTGGCGCTCGACTCGCAGCTCCGCCCGGAGATGGGATGGTTCTTGCTGCTCTCGTTGTTCGCGGCGGTGGTGCTGGGCGGGCTCGGCAAGGTGTACGCCGCCCTCGCCGGCGGCCTGGTGATGGGCGTCGTCCAGCAGGTGGCCACCGCTTTCCTCAACCCGGCCTACGGGCCGGCGGTCGGTTTCGTGGTACTGGCGGCCCTTCTGGTCTTCAAGCCCGAGGGACTGCTGGGAGGAAGGGGCATGCGCTGAGATGGCGCTGCGCCTCGCGCTGCTGGCGGTGCCGCTGGCCCTCGTGGGCGCCTGGATCGGGCTGCCCCTGCCCGGGGCCGGCAGAAGGCGCCGGGCGCGGCTTTTGGGCGCGCTCGCGGGAGCGGGGGCGGCCGCGGTCCTGACGATGGTGGTACCGGAGGGCATCCTGGCGTATCTGGTCTCCTTCGCCGTCTCGGGGGGCATCTTCGCCCTGCTCGCCCTGGGGCTCAACGTGCACTGGGGCTACACCGGGTTGTTCAACGTCGGGGTTGCCGGGTTTTTTGCCGTGGGCGCGTTCAGTGCGGCCCTGTTCACGACGGCCATGCCCGAGGGCCCGCTGGCACTTTACA is from Limnochorda sp. L945t and encodes:
- a CDS encoding methyl-accepting chemotaxis protein; translation: MRSFTQQLMVPMALIAAVSVAAVSVLLVTSASTLLQSQLESQVKSELQLNTRLIGEWRARVLGQVNQLASKFAQQTSTVTSEDLGSYAGTLYSDVTGSKEVLEVTVSGTNGRGMSLDNNGGVNPADVAKDPVFQGAFSGKTMFGQPFRYGPGQTLAVRIAVPLMDTSGKVRGAVAGVVPAAELVDQVASLKLGSTGFGMLVARSGLVLAHPDASQVLTLNVLQQAATPSERSVYEGLLGASKATLVTARLGGRERLIAAHPVEQTDWVLLMTVPRAELTGVIAQMQQRALFIGVVMIAVALVAAYFVGRATSRGVIEVSAAMAHLSEGDLTRKTSVRGRNEVARLAEAFNSTSGRLREVVTQVRASAEQVAASSRELAGASEQVGKAAQQVAATVDQMARGAERQSAAASTASESSRHVGEMVRRVTEAIQRIAQGSQEVARIAVDGRTALGATADRMSHIEQAVGASSSVVQSLGQRSQRIGQIVDVITGITEKTNLLALNAAIEAARAGEQGRGFAVVAEEVRRLAEQSRQAASEIAALIDEIRQEVEQAVRNTETARAAVGEGVKAVAGSGQSFETISRSVEQMVQQIQEVHAAAQEMAAASEQAVRAVDEIAAITQQNAAGAQEVASSTEEQSSAVEEIARSAGGLARMAESLLKAVGVFKV
- a CDS encoding branched-chain amino acid ABC transporter permease yields the protein MASLLAWGVMLGGILALGGVGLSLVYGVLRFATFAHGDLMTVGAYLVATILPALPPMGRVGPFSFGWEFLVALALAMPLTGMVALAMDRAFYRPLRRRQASPLILAMASLGVAFLLRSLVYLGWGADFRFYYPGRARPSVLLPLGVRLRPDQLFILGVTVVLVVLMYLLLERTRAGKAMRATADNPALARVSGIDTERVAAWTWLVSGALAAAAGAMLALDSQLRPEMGWFLLLSLFAAVVLGGLGKVYAALAGGLVMGVVQQVATAFLNPAYGPAVGFVVLAALLVFKPEGLLGGRGMR
- a CDS encoding MDR family MFS transporter — protein: MARDRRLQVVVSVMLATFLTAVDATIVDTAMPRIVGALGGFSLLTWLVSAYLLTSTATVPVYGKLADVIGRKRTFTLGAAVFLAGSALCGQARSMEELIAFRALQGLGAGAVQPVVQTIIGDIFSPAERARMQAWFSSVWGISALIGPLAGGFIVDHFSWRWLFYVNLPLGALAIAMLLRNLEEHVQPRRLPIDVAGSVLLTVGASALLLALLEGGIRQPWNSPAILGMLGGSAVTLALFVVQERRHPDPMLPLDLFRDPTIAVANLASLMIGGVFYGTTVYLPLWAQGVQGFSATRSGASLLWLSIGWPLASMYGGRYILKVGQRPAALLGLALDAAAASGLLVLDRLPGGIPEAGLAAVTFVIGAGMGFSTLAFILGVQGAVGWERRGVATASLQFVRTLGGLVWVSLMGAVMNLGLAARLRHIPELGVRTMLDAAALGSDLLDPAKGARLGPRALAVAREALGEALRGVHGLVLAAAIGALLLALFFPNRRFQEAPPGAAQVPGRGAPSRRLPTSAAPWHDDAAAALPGGAERDP